TCGTGATGTCCTGCAGTTGGCGGTGGAGACGTGCATACAGCGGGCGATTGGGCGGCACCAGAATCAATTGGGGGCAGAGGCGCATGGCCTGAATGGTCGGCATGGCGGATCGAACGCCGAACCGCCTGACGGCGTAACTGGCGGCGGCAATGATGCCACGCGGCGGTGGGCCGCCGACCGCAACCGGTTTCCCGGCGAGCGAGGGGTCGGCGAGTACCGCGGCGGAGGCAAACATCGCGTCGATGTCACCAAAGAGAATTTGGCGGGTCCATCGTGCGGACATGAGGGCTTATCCCCTTCGGAACGGCAGGTCGATTTGCCGGTTGGCCGAAGGGGCGGATAACGGAGCGGGCGTCGATACCGGTGGCGACGCCTGTTGAACGACGGTGAGCTCTCGAAGCGGGCCGCGGCAGGCTCCGCACAAATGCCGGCGTGGTTGGATGCTCCGGCGGTGCCGCCGGTAGATGGATCCGCAGTGCTGGCAGCACCAGGCGTATTTGGCCAGGGCCGCCACGGCTGTGCCGAGCGAATGATACAGCGTGATGCCGAGCCCATCCTGGTTCATGCGTGTCATCATGCGGCGAAAGTCAGGTCCATGGTTTGGGCGGCGTTTCAGAACGTCGTACTGCCACTGGTGAATCATTTCATGCGCCAGGGTCACGATCGTTTCGCGTTCTGGCTCCGGGCCACTGTCCTGTAGCAAGACCGACGACAGCCTGATGCAGCGGCGTGGTGCACATTCATCTATCGTCTGAGGCATGCTGTGCCGCGGTCCGACCCGGCAGACAAACATTCCCGCGGAAGAGGTCAGGCGACGACTCCATTCAATGGGGATGGGCGGAAGAGCGCCGTGGAAATACCGATGATTGAGATCGGTCCAGATGGTGAGCAGCGATTCGGAGTTAGGCGACATGGTACTCACAGGATCAGTCGACTGCTGACGATGCGAGAGGAGCAAGCGTGCGGCTTCAGCGGCTGGATAACTCTTCGAGGACCGCGGCAGCCAAGAGCGGCACCATGATTTCGTGATGGCCGGTGAGCGCGTATCCCTTGCCGCCCTTTTGGGTCGGTCGGCGCACGACATTGGTCATCGGGCGATAGTGCGTGAGGAAATCCATGTTGACCGTCGTGATGTTCGTCAACGAGTGGCCAAGGTTCCGCCCCAGCGACACGGCCTTCAAGAACACTTCCGGGAGAATCACGGCGGATCCGAGATTGAGGTAGACCCCGCCTTCCATGCCGGAGACCACGGCGGCCAGGCGGCGGAAGTCGAGCAGAGAGCCCGCACCGATTGCCGCGCCATCCGCAGACGGATGCATGTGGATGATGTCGGTGCCGACGGCCACGTGGACCGTGACGGGGAGGCCCAGTCTGGCCCCGGTGGCCAGCAGGCTGGTCGCTCGATTCGGAAAGTGCTCTTTGCGACGGTTGATGTAGAGGCCCAGTGACTCGCCCAGACCCGCGCCCTCTTTCATGCCCAGCGTAATGGCCTCATTGAGCATGCGGCCGGTTTCCTCGGCCATGCCGAATCGGCCGGAATCGATTTCCGCGTCCACCTCTTCCGACGTGTGGCCCATGAAGGCCAGTTCAAAATCGTGGATGATGACCGCGCCATTCATGGCGAGGGCGGTGACGATGCCGCGTTCCATCAGATCGACGAGCAGCGGGCCCAGGCCGACCTTCACCACATGCGCGCCCATGCCGACGATCACCGGCCGGCCTTGCCGATGCGCCTTGGCGATGGCCCGTGCCACTTCGCGTAGTGTCTTTACGGCCAGGATGTCCGGCAGGGAATCCAGAAATCGCTTGAATGACCGCCCGCTCGTCCAGACCTTGGCAAAATTCGACACTTGCACCTTGCTGTGCCGCCGCTGGAGGGGATAGGTCTTCAGCCGCGAGGCATCAATGGGCTTGATGATCGCGGGGGGCGTCGATGATCTCGCGGAGCGCTTAGGCCGGGTTGGCAAGAACGTGATCCTCAATGAGTTCGCAGAGCACATGGCCCAGCGTGATGTGGCTTTCCTGAATGCGAGCGGTCAGTGTCGAGGGAACGACGA
The sequence above is drawn from the Nitrospira defluvii genome and encodes:
- a CDS encoding SprT-like domain-containing protein, translating into MSPNSESLLTIWTDLNHRYFHGALPPIPIEWSRRLTSSAGMFVCRVGPRHSMPQTIDECAPRRCIRLSSVLLQDSGPEPERETIVTLAHEMIHQWQYDVLKRRPNHGPDFRRMMTRMNQDGLGITLYHSLGTAVAALAKYAWCCQHCGSIYRRHRRSIQPRRHLCGACRGPLRELTVVQQASPPVSTPAPLSAPSANRQIDLPFRRG